In the Vulpes lagopus strain Blue_001 chromosome 16, ASM1834538v1, whole genome shotgun sequence genome, one interval contains:
- the LOC121477086 gene encoding LOW QUALITY PROTEIN: non-POU domain-containing octamer-binding protein-like (The sequence of the model RefSeq protein was modified relative to this genomic sequence to represent the inferred CDS: inserted 1 base in 1 codon) has product MQSNKTFNLEKQNHTPRKHHQHHHQQHHQQQQQQPPPPPIPANGQQASSQNEGLTIDLKNFRKPGEKTFTQHSRLFVGNLPPDITEEGMRKLFEKYGKAGEVFIHKDEGFGFVRLETRTLAEIAKVELDNMPLRGKQLHVRFACHSASLTVRNLPQYVSNELLEEAFSVFGQVERAVVIVDDRGRPSGKGSVEFSGKPAAQKALDRCSEGSFLLTTFPQPVTVEPMDQLDNEEGLPEKLVIKNQQFHXEREQPPRFAQPGSLEYEDAMRWKALIEMEKQQQDQVDRNITEAHEKLEMEMEAAHHEHQVMLMRQHLMRRQEKLRRMEELHNQEVQKRKQLELRQEEERRCPEEEMRRQQEEMIRRQQEGFKGTFPDAREQEIRMGQMAMGGAMGINNRGAMPPAPMSACTPAPPGPAAMMPDGTLGLTPPTTERFGQAATMEGIGAIGGTPPAFNRAAPGAGFAPNKRCRY; this is encoded by the exons ATGCAGAGCAATAAAACCTTTAACTTGGAGAAGCAAAACCATACTCCAAGGAAGCATCATCAGcatcaccaccagcagcaccaccagcagcaacagcagcagccacCACCGCCACCAATACCTGCAAATGGGCAACAAGCCAGCAGCCAAAATGAAGGCTTGACTATTGACCTGAAGAATTTTAGGAAACCAGGAGAGAAGACCTTCACCCAACATAGCCGGCTCTTTGTGGGCAATCTTCCTCCTGATATCACTGAAGAAGGGATGAGGAAACTATTTGAGAAATATGGGAAAGCAGGAGAAGTCTTCATTCATAAGGATGAGGGCTTTGGCTTTGTCCGCTTGGAAACACGAACCTTAGCGGAGATTGCCAAAGTAGAATTGGACAACATGCCACTTCGTGGAAAGCAGCTGCACGTGCGCTTTGCCTGCCATAGTGCATCCCTTACAGTCCGAAACCTTCCTCAGTATGTTTCCAATGAATTGCTGGAGGAAGCCTTTTCCGTGTTTGGCCAGGTGGAGAGGGCTGTAGTCATCGTGGATGATCGAGGAAGGCCCTCAGGAAAAGGCAGTGTTGAATTCTCAGGGAAGCCAGCTGCTCAGAAAGCTCTGGACAGATGCAGTGAAGGCTCCTTCCTGCTAACCACATTTCCTCAGCCTGTGACTGTGGAGCCCATGGACCAGTTGGATAATGAAGAGGGACTTCCAGAGAAACTGGTTATAAAGAATCAGCAATTTC AAGAGCGAGAGCAGCCACCCAGATTTGCACAGCCTGGCTCCTTGGAGTATGAGGATGCCATGCGCTGGAAGGCACTGATTgagatggagaagcagcagcaggaccAAGTGGACCGCAACATCACGGAAGCTCATGAGAagctggagatggagatggaggctGCTCACCATGAGCACCAGGTCATGCTAATGAGACAGCATTTGATGAGGCGTCAAGAAAAACTTAGGAGGATGGAAGAGCTGCACAACCAAGAAGTGCAAAAACGAAAGCAACTGGAGCTCAGGCAAGAGGAGGAGCGCAGGTGTCCAGAGGAAGAGATGCGGCGGCAACAGGAAGAAATGATACGGCGACAGCAGGAAGGATTCAAGGGAACATTCCCTGATGCAAGAGAACAGGAGATACGGATGGGGCAGATGGCTATGGGAGGTGCTATGGGCATAAACAATAGAGGTGCCATGCCCCCTGCTCCAATGTCAGCTTGTACCCCAGCTCCTCCAGGACCTGCCGCTATGATGCCAGATGGAACCTTGGGATTGACCCCACCAACAACTGAACGCTTTGGCCAGGCTGCTACAATGGAAGGAATTGGGGCAATTGGTGGAACCCCTCCTGCATTCAACCGTGCAGCTCCTGGAGCTGGATTTGCTCCAAACAAACGTTGCCGatactaa